The Raphanus sativus cultivar WK10039 unplaced genomic scaffold, ASM80110v3 Scaffold0129, whole genome shotgun sequence DNA window tgtgaaagctgttgttgtatgcaaactccaccagtggcaaatgcttctcccatgagtcgcCCCAGTCTAGtacacatgcccttagcatgTCTTCTAGTGTCTGGATAGTTCTTTCTGATTGTCCATCCGTTTGGGGATGGTAGGATGTACTCATGTTCACTCTAGAAGTAAGAGGTGAACCTTGGGTCTCTAtcagagactatactggccggcactccatgcagcctcactATTTCATCGATGTAGATCTTCACTATCTCATCCACCCCATCACCCTTCTTGATTGGTAAGAAGTGTGCGGACTTGGTCAGTCGGTCCACAATCACCCAAACTGCATCCTTCTTACTCCTTGTCGTTGGGaacccagtcacaaagtccattgtgatgtgatcccacttccattcaggCATAGGGAGGTTTTGAAGTAAACCACTGGGAACCTGATGCTCAGCCTTGACTAGTTGGCAAGTTGGACACTtagccacccactcggccacatctGCTTTCATCCTcacccaatggtaatacctcttcatgtccctatacatcttgttcagtcccgggtgtactgagaacttagacttatgagcttgcctcataatctcttcctttagtccccggtcactcGGAACACTCACACGCCCATGTACCAGAATGGTACCATTGCTGGCCGTCTGGTACTCTGTCTTATCATTccttgcaaccttttgcaagttCTCATCCAAGCATTGTGCTTGCCTGATTCTGCTCAGGAGATCGGCCTGATCCACAACCTCCAGCCCTAGAGGTTCATCCTCACTGACCAAGGTGTTTAGATTCAAAGACCTGACCATCCCCTCCAATACATCAGCTTCTCTCTCTGCTGACACTTCAGCTCTCCTCCGGCTCAAAGCATCTGCCACCAGATTTGCCTTGCCCGGATGGTAAGCAATATCAAGATCATAATccgccacaaactccatccaccttctCTGCCTCAAGTTTAACTCAGGCTGTGTAAAAATATACTTGAGGCTTTTGTGGTCGGTTAGGATCTGCACCTTAGCACCATAGAGATAAGATCTCCATATCTTCAGGGCAAATACCACCGCAGCCATCTCTAGGTCATgagttgggtagttgccctcatgcttcctcagtTGCCTGGAAGCATAagcaatgaccttcccatgctgtgtgagcacacagcctaatccagtaatggatgcatcggtgtaaaccacatatggttggtcggcCTCAGGCAACACTagcactggtgcactggtcaacaTGGTCTTTAAGGCCCGAAAGCTCTTATCACATGCATCAGACCATGTGAACCTCACATCCTTTCCggtaagttgtgtcataggttgtgccacacttgcaaaccccttgacatacttcctgtagtacccggccaaacccaagaagcttctaacttcagttgcattctttggtcttggccattcttgtatacacttgatgatgttaggagttttgaggctcctaagtcaaatgatagtatagtggtagtaagttgtcgaaccaaatctgagggatttaaatgcagagagaatgcaagtatttgcctaatctaagtgcaatcagagagttggatggtttttaaactaaaactagaatgcaagtaacagaaatgatacttttaaactattggaaatgagaactcatgggtatagggatttcagaccttgggtgatcaagtttcgaactaaggatgacaaatgaatcaatcaaactattaaccttaagcctaaacacaattctaagcaagctctatgtctagatgaatgctcatttgctaacatgtctcaaacatcaaatgtctttggttgaataacatgcaagcaatcattactaacaagtctattagctatcttagcatctttaacaacaaatctctttggcaaagtacactaaaagcctaggagagttgactcaggcatttcatcaaacaccttttgggtgggaaatgcctagagatcaccctttgagtggcctactcaaatgatgcattatgaatactctactagcaaggaacaagaatgatctacactaaaacatcctagaactagcctaatcacccttaatctccctaacccatgaattcaaaaggtgattactcactaatccccatgattcctcttaaacccatgatggatttcagatgaatcatatagagaaatagaagagaaatcacaagaacaatcacaaatcaagccaaaaagaaatctttttcttgagagagtttttgttcttcaatagatcaaagattatctgccaaaaggtggctacaacatccttaaacattaggtttttcagagtaaaaacgtgcaaaagaaattgcaaaaaggtccttgaaaaatcataaaatcgtgtagcaaaaggggctggagcgaccttggggggtcgctctgagaggtcgctccagcctcaatttttgtgtctccgggcgatgaaaacgcgagctacttaggtgggtcgctctggttggtcgctctggttgggagcgaccttggggggtcgctccggaaggtcactctgcggttctcgaccaggatggatatgcctctagtaaattgatcgtaacttctccattacatctccaaatgacttgaaaccacctctattagaaagctaactcaatttcctgtttctccacaaaatcttagcaacagaagatttctctaaggcctccatccatgctcatctttcacctcctttttgatcacattgcttccaaatgtctccaagaactccatgtggtgttccaatacctgatagagacatatgtatgccaaatgcaacctaaacatgtctaaatcctaatctatatgatgcaaatgcttatgaatgaatagctaaaacaatgcaaatatgcaagatatcaactcccccacactagtcctttacttgtccacaagtaaactttcaagaaccaaggaaaAAAGGGTTGAAGATGGggactcataaccaaaagaaactcttcttagttctcaacctaacaaccttgcataatcataccaaatagcaagagcaaagattttatccatctctaacttctctaagcctatcccagctcctttgatctctacactcattaaccatgcatctacaaaccacaaatccacatctctctaacatttatgaagcaaactcaatagacatttcacaaatggtcaactggtccaagtcatttggtttggtaagacaaaggctttaatgcaagtgaaatcagaggttcaaaatgatcttttaaggtggtttactctcaaaacaaagtagctttgacattacacataatatatctaagaaagagatcaactcatgcatacaatgctcaatctccattgttctaccctttcccaaacatacaagaaatttaattattcctcaatgtcaaacccaactcacatctctcaccaaaagatcccaagaacattcttcacatcagactctttctttttgaaatcaataagggattttcacaattttaaaacaaatctgagctcctaacaactttgctagccccctttttattctctttttttttctttttctttttttttatattttttttatatttgggggccaagacttttcacaataagagctagatacttcttCACTTATCCCaaaaagactaatcatttaagtacaaagagtcaaacctttcatattcccaaatcacaatcacaacactcaccccccttcctatagctagacaatagagtgactaatctagcaagaatggagactaagcattgtcgttcccaatactctcaacattatgcacatgtaaagctttccaaagaggcctcactcaacaaataatgatggcttaaaaaggaggtatgggtCACTACAGGAAATATGAGTATTAATAGCATTAAATTATAGCGTTTTTGACAATTCTGCTATTGTATATCAATACTGACTTTTTTGATAacgtttataaatttaaaacgctATGTTTAGTATCgcgggaaaataaaaaaatgtagtCGCGTGAATTTTCTAAGTATTGGCTCTAATAATtaggaaaaataatattttaccacCAAATTCACTGCTCATCGTCTCTTCTCTGTCgtttttgctctctctctctctctctctctctctctctctctctctctctctctcccctgcTCTCTATTGAGTCTATTCTGAATCCCTTCGATTCTATCTAAACCCTAACCCACTCCCCTCAATTTCATTTTAAGAGTGAAAAACCATTTCCTTATCAACAAGCCCAGAACGTTCTCGTTTGCGCCTCTGGTCTGAAAAAATGGCGACTGCAAACACTCTCTCTTCGGCCTCCATCCTCTGCTCTTCACGCCAGGTGAAGGCTTTGTCTGAAATTTTAACCATTACTTCATTCTATTTCAGTCAGTTTGGCTTATGTCTGTTTAGGCTTTAGTAGTTTCTCTGGCTGGTGAAAGTTTGTTACTTTCTCAGTTTCAACTTCTTGAAACGCTTAATTGGTTTCTGGGTTGGTgaaagtttgtttctttctctgttCAGGCTTCTTGAAATGCTTTATTAGTTTCTGGGTTGGTGAAAAAATTGTTACTTTGATTGTTAATCATCAAATTAACAATGATATGTAAACTCTTCTTCTTGAAATTGCATTTGTTGTGGTAGGAGGCTGCTGTAAAGAACAAGTACGGAGGACTCATGCCAATTAATCTTATTCACCTCTAATATgattgtgtgtgtgtatgtttCTGAGATGTGTTGTTTTATTCCTATCAGGATCATGAACGAGCACTTTGACTCAGCTAATGTAAAGGACATTGCTTTCGACCAGAGCTCCAGAGCTGCTCTTCAAGCTGGCATCGACAAGCTTGCTGATGATGTTGCTCTCACTCTTGGCCCTAGAGGTATATTATTACTGGTCTGTTCAGTGTGTTTGTTGTACCACAAAACTATATTCTTATCTTGATGTGATGTGATGTTTTCAAGGGAGGAATGTTTTGTTGGATGAGTTTGGAAGTCCCGAGGTTGTGAACGATGGAGTCACCATTGCTAGAGCTATTGAGTTACCTGACGCCATGGAGAATGCTGGTGCAGCACTTATCCGTCAGGTTAGTTTGTGAGAGGGCTTTTATCTTTATTGTTATTTCTGAAAATTGGTGATTGATTTGTTgcgtttgttgttgttgttggtgtgATAAAGGTTGCGAGTGACACATCTCCATATATTCTTGTTTCTTTCGTGTTCAAGTagttttagagtttttattGCTACTTTGAAGTTTGATTTGAGTAGTTCTAAggtttatttatgtttattctgttctgattttttttaggAATGGAGAAGAGTTTACGTGATGCAGCACATAGAAATGGCATCTAGAGCTTCCGAGGTGATTGCGTTTGTTACGGAGTGGCCTGCTGCGTTATCCGTAGATTGATACTTTTGATTCTTAAAATTGGAAAGTTCTTGTCTTTATAGCTAAAAATTCAATCTGTTTTGTACCTATTTAGGAACTTGTAGAGATGGTTATGATAATGTATGGGAATGTTATgtgataaaaagaaaatctagTACTAATAACaaattagaaacaaaaacaaaaatatttttttacctcaaaatctaaaccctaaacttaccctaaacaaaagtaatattatttttcaaaaaaaaatctaatccCTAAACATACCTTAAAagagataaaataataatttgagttttgataaaaaaatatcattttaattcttttagggtatgtttagggttagtatttttttttgagaaaaaatattatttttgtttaaaggTATGTTTTAGAGGTGTATATCATAAACTCTAACCCCCAAAATTTAATTCCAAACCTTATATCAAAtttcaaaccataaacccaaaatttaGCCTCAAATTAGATCCAAAATCTAATCATAAATCTTAATTTAAAtctcaaatattaaattttaaaaatattatttgtaaagAACACTTCTTTATGATTGttcaataaatttgaaatttcataataaaataaagatatgtCTATCAAATCTCGATATCATATCcaaattatgtttattaatgatTTACTTGTTTTTATTAGAGtggattatatttattaatgattttaaaagcactaattaataaataaaaaattaacttaaTATGATAAAGAGAAAATCCaacactaataataaattagaaatattaCCTTAAATTGTAAACTCTAAACATGCCTTAAATCCTAACTACATATCTCAAACCCTATATCTTGAATTtcaatttatacataaattttccacctaaaacattttaatccaaacactcagattatatatcataaaaatattcaaGTTTAAACATTATATTTCAAACTCTACATATACCTATTACTTATACTCCAAACCCTATTATCATATTCCAAACACCAAACCACATACTTCATATTGACATATATCACATAAAAcattagatattaatttttaatcaatcacacaatttgaaaattttaaatacaaaattcagattaaaatttgtaaattatgatatcaaattatttaaagtttaaattttcttacaataattataaataaaaaagaagtaaattgtgctgttttttttttctcagccATTGATTGATTTTTAAATCAAGGCTCCAGAATCAATCTCTTATCTATCTTCGCCCTTGTTTTCTATTGGTTATGCGCGGATCACTCTCTGCACCGTTAGATCATACTGAATCAACGCTTCAgatatgtttctcttttttccAATTATTTTCTTAGAACAGATCGCGTtccagagaaagagagaggtcaaaaaacaaaaagagagagaggcgACTGGGTAAGTTTTGCTCGAAGACCTAGCAAACCTCGgcctccttttcttcttctttctctaaaCTTTCTGATTTTCGATTTATCTCTTCATATTAATGCTAAGAACGAATAGATCTGTGTTGTGGTTGTCGAAATCTGATAGACTAAGGTTctctgattttgtttttgtgtttaagATTTGATCTGTGTTGTTTCTGATTATCAATCtgatttattaagatttgaatTTCGTTTTGAATCTGTCTCTGTTGGTGTTTTCTGTTATGTCTGAGATTATGTAAGAATCAAAGTCCATCCCTGTTTCTTTCGTTCTTGACTCTTAAACTGCAGAAACTTATAAACGTATGTATTCTGTGTTTGTGTGTTAATTAATAGGGAATGCTCAAAGGTTCGTGCTGTGTACAAGAAGTAATCAAAGATCGAGAACGGAGGCGTTGCTTTGGTTTCACCAGCCAAGTCGCTATTGGGTTCTGCTGCTACTGATTCGAAGAAGCCTTGAGtgattttttgtgtgtttgattcATCAGATGTTTTGGAATCATGGCCGAAGAAGGCGATGTACAGGCTTTGAAGGCTAGAGAAGAAAGAgacaggaagaagaagacaacatAGAGTTTAGGTTTTGGTTTATTAGGTTTGGTtcaatatttttggttatcAAGTTTTGGTTAATTAGGTGttggtttacttttttttggttaatgtataaactgattttatttgtaaacaaaattttaataataaataaaatttgattttaaattataaagaattctctatttaattataatctgattaattgtttttattacaaaaattcGAAATAagtattacatttaaaaaataaaactaattcattattataaatattaacaattgcaTATAAACTAATGCTATTATTGTACGAATAACTATAGCTTAACTTAAAACCGCTATTAAAAGTGCCGGACTTTTTATAACGGGCGATGTCAGAGCGTTGAAGGAAGCGCTATGTTTTCTTTTGCATAGCGTTTTCCGTCCGCTAACACTacccacatttcctgtagtgggttttgggagtggagtaccacttgagtttgtcaaaaagattggtaaaacagatgggacaactcaagtgtgtatatccatgacttagtacacaagagACCATATggaagagacattaaaacatgaGCTtacttcaaagagagagtatcaacagtcaaatgagtttcaagaggagcattcaaggcgcgaagtttacaagctttccaaagggtgctcaagctacttgtcatgattacaaaggttaacaaattcagtacttagcatgagctctttacaaggttgaaatccccctaatgcatgaatgcaacctatatgcttctagactcaatcctaaaaatgcaaatgatgcaactaaatgattctttttgtgtttttcaaatttttttttttatttttttggatttttctatgcaaataagaatgtaatatgcaatgcatgagactcaaaatcatgaaaacaaacatgatcaaatacttggtacctcccccacacttaaatcacacagtctctgtgtgagtgaggtacccaatggaaatgtaaaatgcaaagaaaaactggGAGAAAGGAGGTTTCCAGTTACCTGAGACGGGAGCGATGTGGAAGGGTCGCTGCggcaggtcgctcccagctggagcgacctcgtGACGTCGCTGCGGAGACCTCGCTCCACGGTCAGTTTCTGTGTTTCCACTCGCGTGTGACGCGAGCAACCTCAGCATCTCGCTCTGGACatgtcgctcccagctggagcgacctaGAAGTGTCGCTGCGATGAGATTGCTCTGGTGTCCGACTTTCTGCTCaatacctgcacacaacttcactctcccattgttttatgcaataaaatgataatgcaaatactaatgcaatatatacaaggatactcatgggacttcctcccaagtgagcttgttttaagtctctagcttgactttgcctcttTTGGATCAGGCTGTACTAGGTGCAGAGAGTGGAGTTGACatcccatcttcctcaggtggtagctcatcaaagtgatcatcagcaggaggaggattcatctcttctatggtgaaggcttgtccaaatacagtggggttcctcatcttctccttgatatcaaagtggaggatgttctccttgcccaaatggaggtcaatcttcccttccttcacattcacaatagctcctgctgtagctaagaatggccttccaagaatcaatgggtcttgagcctcctcacccatttcaagcaccacaaaatctgtaggtatctcataccttccaatcttcacagggaggttctctagaaTGCCCatagggtacttcactgaacgatcagccaacaccagagagaccctacacttcttgtattgagtgaagccaagcttctttgccacagacaaaggcatcaagctgacactagctcccaaatcgcagagacatttctcaaataccataggtccaagagcacaagggagtgtgaagcatcctggatcctctagcttctctggagcatctagcctctgaatgatggcattgcactcatgactcagaaccatcatgccctccatctccttcttcttagcagctacaacatctttcaggagtttgctgtactgaggaatcagcatgaaagcatcaatgatgggcattgtaacctgagcttcactcatctgcttctcaaacaaagccttgtagttctgtagcagctgcttcttgaatctaccagggaatgaaagctttggttcatagggaggggggACAGGAGAGCTCTCAGTTGCTGGAGCAgtagattcaccatcttttgttgttttcttctcttctccaacctttcctttacccttggctttcacaatcttctccaagatctcagcatctgtcttctcatcaacaatgaccacttcatcatctaggttgatagccacctcctcaccttgtttctcagcatccttggtgagggttacaggagtcaactgcttaccactcctaagtgtgacagcttttgcttctttggggttttgatctgactttccaggtagagatccttgctggcggttctggtgggagctcatggaagcaaactgattctccaaattcttgacagaagaagcaaggtgggagaatttgttgttgagctca harbors:
- the LOC130501218 gene encoding ruBisCO large subunit-binding protein subunit alpha, chloroplastic-like gives rise to the protein MNEHFDSANVKDIAFDQSSRAALQAGIDKLADDVALTLGPRGRNVLLDEFGSPEVVNDGVTIARAIELPDAMENAGAALIRQEWRRVYVMQHIEMASRASEVIAFVTEWPAALSVD